Proteins found in one Propionispora hippei DSM 15287 genomic segment:
- a CDS encoding helix-turn-helix transcriptional regulator, with translation MVLLLMIYLLLSRHIQERKVTVIDLTVRQSNILEIVKQAGPITGKDIADKLGLSRAALRSDLAVLTMSGLLGARPRVGYYYTHKTPSDYIATILGNIQISDAHSLPVVIRENCSVYNAIVTMFTEDVSTIMIVSEGGFLEGVVSRKDLLKASMGDRNLTELPVKVAMTRMPNIIVTTPDEPVLDAAKKLLNHQVDALPVVKVVVVDKTEKLQVVGRFTKTNITRLFVQLADTGYSI, from the coding sequence ATGGTACTATTATTAATGATTTATCTTTTATTATCGCGCCATATTCAGGAAAGGAAGGTGACCGTCATCGATTTAACAGTCAGACAGTCCAATATTTTAGAAATAGTAAAACAAGCCGGTCCTATTACCGGGAAAGATATTGCCGATAAACTCGGTCTCAGCCGGGCAGCCTTGCGGTCCGACCTGGCCGTACTGACCATGTCCGGCCTACTAGGAGCCAGGCCGCGGGTCGGCTATTACTACACGCATAAGACTCCGTCCGACTATATTGCCACCATATTAGGCAATATCCAAATCAGCGATGCTCATTCCTTACCGGTTGTCATCCGGGAGAACTGTTCGGTCTATAATGCCATCGTAACGATGTTTACCGAAGATGTCAGTACAATTATGATTGTTTCCGAGGGAGGCTTTCTGGAAGGTGTGGTCTCCCGCAAAGATCTTCTGAAAGCCAGTATGGGTGATAGAAATCTTACCGAACTTCCTGTAAAAGTGGCCATGACCCGTATGCCGAATATTATTGTCACCACCCCGGATGAACCGGTGCTGGACGCTGCAAAAAAACTTCTCAACCATCAGGTGGATGCTTTACCGGTAGTCAAGGTTGTTGTTGTTGACAAAACAGAAAAATTACAAGTTGTAGGACGTTTCACCAAAACCAATATAACCAGGCTCTTTGTCCAACTGGCCGATACCGGTTATAGCATATAA
- a CDS encoding pyruvate, water dikinase regulatory protein, producing the protein MNTIPIVHILSDSIGETGEIVVKAAISQFGSGRVDIRRIPFLASEEQVDEVLSEVEAVGGIVVYTLVGSELKAYLEARLHALNLVHVDIMGPLLSAFSKETSLQPKNEPGIIRKVDKDYFNKVAAIEFAVKFDDGKDPRGLLRADLVLIGISRTSKTPLCMYLAHKGIKMANVPLVPDVTPPDELYQIPTNKIVGLTIRPPLLLEIRKERLKTMGLSPAADYASPERIFYEIDYALSVMRKIGCPIIDVTNKAMEETAAKLLDYYRKGAM; encoded by the coding sequence ATGAACACAATACCTATTGTACATATACTGTCTGATTCAATCGGCGAAACCGGTGAAATAGTGGTAAAAGCAGCCATCAGCCAATTCGGCTCGGGCCGCGTGGACATCCGGCGCATTCCTTTCCTTGCTTCGGAGGAGCAGGTGGACGAGGTATTATCCGAAGTGGAGGCGGTCGGCGGCATTGTCGTCTACACACTGGTAGGCTCGGAGCTGAAAGCCTACTTAGAGGCCAGACTGCACGCTCTAAACCTTGTTCACGTAGATATTATGGGGCCTCTGCTAAGCGCTTTCAGCAAGGAAACCAGCCTGCAGCCAAAAAACGAACCGGGAATTATCCGGAAGGTGGATAAAGATTATTTCAATAAAGTGGCAGCTATTGAGTTTGCCGTCAAGTTTGACGACGGTAAGGACCCTCGCGGCTTATTACGGGCCGACCTCGTACTGATTGGCATATCCCGGACATCCAAGACACCCTTATGCATGTATTTAGCCCATAAAGGAATCAAAATGGCCAATGTTCCGCTGGTGCCTGACGTAACACCACCCGATGAGCTTTACCAGATTCCGACCAATAAAATCGTCGGCCTGACAATCAGACCGCCACTCTTGCTGGAAATACGGAAAGAGCGGTTAAAAACGATGGGGCTATCTCCTGCTGCCGACTATGCCAGCCCGGAACGGATCTTTTATGAAATCGATTATGCTCTTTCGGTTATGCGAAAAATAGGCTGCCCTATTATTGACGTAACCAATAAAGCAATGGAAGAAACAGCAGCCAAACTGCTGGATTACTACCGTAAAGGAGCGATGTAA